Proteins from one Chroococcidiopsis sp. CCMEE 29 genomic window:
- a CDS encoding MerR family transcriptional regulator: protein MRIGELAQKAGVTPRTIRYYENLGLLHPSEREGSGFRYYTANELARLQKIDCLKALGLTLEEIRSVIELYFEDSTGIRGKQKVLEILHKHLQETDEKIEALAQFRSELEANIASIQQYIEQAKSQ, encoded by the coding sequence ATGCGGATAGGAGAGCTTGCCCAAAAAGCAGGCGTGACTCCTCGAACAATCCGCTACTATGAAAACTTAGGACTATTACATCCCAGCGAGCGTGAAGGGAGTGGCTTTCGGTATTACACAGCGAATGAGCTAGCCAGGCTCCAAAAAATTGACTGCCTCAAGGCACTTGGACTCACCCTAGAAGAAATCAGAAGTGTGATTGAGCTGTACTTTGAAGACTCGACCGGGATACGGGGTAAGCAGAAAGTGCTGGAAATTTTGCACAAACATCTTCAGGAGACTGACGAAAAGATTGAAGCACTAGCGCAGTTTCGCTCAGAGTTAGAGGCTAATATTGCGAGTATTCAGCAATACATCGAGCAAGCTAAGAGCCAGTAA